ACCTGTcgtccacgtgtcactctcttagAAACCTCTCATCAGTGAAAAAGCTAAAAATCCCACCtcttcataatttcatataccTTAGCCGCTCCACCGTAATTTTTCACACACTCCAAAAAAGAGAGGgaaaacaacaaataaaaatcGAACATGGCACCAAAGAAACGTGGAGGAAGGGCCCGTGCCACGGTGGTCACCGCCCGAAAAGTGGTGGAAGAAACCGTCTCCGTCATCGTAACTCCGGTCGCCGGTGAAACGGAGACCgaaagtcaaactttattgactGAAGAAAATCAATCATTCGAAATACTAACACCACCTACTTCCGAAGAAGTAGCAACACCTAAGAGAACCATTAATATTCAAGACAAATCCGTGGCCCAACAAAGGAAACCCGACCCGGCCCAACAAGTAGATGAAGACGAAACTCAACCAGCTGAAGAGCCAGAAGAGATGCCCACACCTCCGAAAATGGAAGCGGATCAAAACAAAGCCCAGAAGAGGAAACCCGACCCGGCCCAGAAAGcaaaaggaggaggaggagagagGAAAAAGAAGAGGGCGAAAGTGGGTGGAGGAGTGGGACCCAGCGAAGGGTACAGAAGGTATGTGTTTAGGGTGATGAAGCAAGTTCATCCAGATATGGGAATTTCATCAAAGGCTATGACGATATTGAATAATTTGATGGGTGATATGTTCGAGAGGATTGCCAATGAAGCGGCGATTCTCTCGAAGTACGTGGGCCGGGCCACGTTGGCGTCGGTGGATATTCAGGATGCGGTGAAATTGGTGCTGCCTGGGGAGCTAGGGAAGCATGCAATTGCTGAAGGGACAAAAGCTGTTGCTAACTATGTATCTAGTGTCGAGAAGGCCAAGTCCAAGCCATAATTGTTGTTAGTTAGTTGGCTAGCTCTTGTGAATAATTAGCTTCATGTTTAATTCATTTTGGTTTacgctttttttttttggtgcttAATTTGGGAAATCACTTCATGCAAATTTCAAGCTCTTTTTTGTGatcttattattatttgcaTGCATGTGAAGTCGATGCGTATATATCTTGGCGATGCGGATGAATTAGATGttaaaatactactactatGTCTCTGTTGTACTACTACTGCCTTCGTTTTTTGTCTGTTTCTTTAGTAATAACATTTCAACTTTATCTTAAATTAGTTTAATTGACGTAATGTAGTGAGAAAATTTTGTACTTTTTAAGTCCTGTAACATACAAAATACCAAGAAAGCTTCCTCTGAAGGTTCTACGCTTTTAACCCTAGCCATATCCTCCCTCTAATATAACAATATTATAGACAACAACTCTGCATTTTGCTTAATTCGACGTTAATAAAATGGTGAAACTAATTAGGTGCTGCCGACATGTGTCGACACGTGGCTCCCTTCATACATAGTCGTCtcctatatatatgttggtggcgatttcagaatttgaattctaTATAATCCAGGTTTCAAAAGTTAGAATCTTATGAATTTGGAACTTAAAATATAGCAATTTAAGTTTTAATAATTGAATAAGAAATTTAATATTGATACATATGTTTTATTTGTACAATACATTGGATTATTTGTTGTGCATATGTATTATTTGTTCTGATGAATAGGGTTCCACTTGTAATTGACAGCGACTATGGGTGTGTTTGGtaggaaggaaaatgttttcctaaaaagagctttttaaaaaaaaaaaacgttggtttttaaattattttctcatgtttggttagTGACTGAAATATTTTTCAGTACTTGACCCCAACCTGAGCCAAACACCTGATTTTGACTCGAGACCCGATCGAGAATTGACCCTACCCCGACCTCACTCGAGACCCAATTGAAGACCCCGACCCTCGAGACTCGAGACCCCGACCCCACTAGAGACCCAAG
This Solanum dulcamara chromosome 8, daSolDulc1.2, whole genome shotgun sequence DNA region includes the following protein-coding sequences:
- the LOC129899164 gene encoding uncharacterized protein LOC129899164, with protein sequence MAPKKRGGRARATVVTARKVVEETVSVIVTPVAGETETESQTLLTEENQSFEILTPPTSEEVATPKRTINIQDKSVAQQRKPDPAQQVDEDETQPAEEPEEMPTPPKMEADQNKAQKRKPDPAQKAKGGGGERKKKRAKVGGGVGPSEGYRRYVFRVMKQVHPDMGISSKAMTILNNLMGDMFERIANEAAILSKYVGRATLASVDIQDAVKLVLPGELGKHAIAEGTKAVANYVSSVEKAKSKP